In one window of Paucibacter aquatile DNA:
- a CDS encoding TonB-dependent receptor plug domain-containing protein: MSLKPEFRVLFHGFLAVLWLAVSGLPAQAQASEHEAPAAAPVPAASAASAVRLQPGSDEPDLEELLRQELREVPREVEVSAASRFAQSAAQAPAVTYVVTAAEIQRYGMRSLADILRAMPGIHISFDGGFSYIGARGLGRPADFNSRLLVLLDGMRVNENIYDAALIDGDFFADVDLIDRVEYAPGPGSAVYGNNAFLGVVNVITKRVDKLRGFQLRSSLDSEGQKRLRASWGWRGESGWEGWLSSSQMQHSRRSLMNEYPPEHEPALRALKWARDQRVLGGVRGDGISLQAGFSSVREGLPYFLTEDTWDLGQYNSRGVNTFYALDYERSLGAHWDLSLHLSGKRVDFQKHSPFLDGPDTVSFYNERSLGRWINGDLRLSTQLWAGHKLMFGLEYQRDLVQRVSAGADAYGDLFVFEGGNRRNGLFVQDEWRLNDAHLLVLGLRQDRARIGGSSWNPRLAWIWRARPDASFKLLYGSAFRAANLFEFQVNEPRALPTPEPERVRSLEAAWDQALSPQLQLRASAFVSRLRNLISLDDSPQPYFINSPRLRTEGLELGLEKRWDQGAQLRASLSLQRTRDPQGQGLSNSPHALLKLHYSRPLLGDRLQLGWQLQATSRRHTDGEDLPGYVVQNLNLLWRPASGHELSLGLYNLTQTRYFDQPVVQGYPLPQPRRSAQLSWTWSFE, from the coding sequence ATGAGCCTGAAGCCCGAATTCCGCGTTTTGTTCCACGGTTTCCTGGCGGTCCTCTGGCTGGCCGTCAGCGGTCTGCCAGCGCAGGCGCAGGCATCCGAGCACGAAGCCCCAGCTGCGGCACCCGTGCCTGCGGCTTCGGCTGCCTCGGCCGTGCGGCTGCAGCCGGGCTCCGACGAACCCGATCTTGAAGAGCTGCTGCGCCAGGAATTGCGCGAAGTGCCGCGCGAGGTCGAGGTTTCGGCTGCTTCCCGCTTCGCCCAGAGCGCCGCGCAGGCCCCAGCCGTCACCTATGTGGTCACGGCGGCCGAGATCCAGCGCTACGGCATGCGCAGCCTGGCCGACATCCTGCGCGCCATGCCGGGCATCCACATCAGTTTTGATGGCGGCTTCAGCTACATCGGTGCCCGCGGCCTGGGCCGGCCGGCCGATTTCAACAGCCGTTTGCTGGTGCTGCTGGACGGCATGCGGGTCAATGAGAACATCTACGACGCGGCCCTGATCGACGGCGACTTCTTTGCCGATGTTGACCTGATCGACCGGGTCGAGTACGCGCCTGGGCCGGGTTCTGCGGTCTACGGCAACAATGCCTTCCTGGGCGTGGTCAATGTGATCACCAAGCGGGTGGACAAGCTGCGTGGCTTCCAGCTGCGCAGCAGCCTCGACTCCGAGGGACAAAAGCGCCTGCGTGCCAGCTGGGGCTGGCGTGGCGAGTCGGGCTGGGAGGGCTGGCTTTCGAGCAGCCAGATGCAGCACAGCCGCCGCTCGCTCATGAACGAGTACCCGCCCGAACATGAGCCGGCCCTGCGCGCGCTCAAGTGGGCGCGTGATCAGCGCGTGCTGGGTGGTGTGCGGGGGGACGGCATCAGCCTGCAGGCTGGCTTCAGCAGCGTGCGCGAGGGCCTGCCGTATTTTTTGACCGAGGACACCTGGGATCTGGGCCAGTACAACAGCCGCGGGGTCAACACTTTTTACGCCCTCGACTACGAGCGCAGTCTTGGAGCTCACTGGGATCTGTCCTTGCATCTCTCGGGCAAGCGGGTGGATTTCCAGAAGCACTCGCCCTTTCTCGATGGCCCGGACACGGTGTCGTTCTACAACGAGCGCAGTCTGGGGCGCTGGATCAACGGTGATCTGCGCCTGAGTACCCAGCTGTGGGCGGGGCACAAGCTGATGTTCGGCTTGGAGTACCAGCGCGACCTGGTTCAGCGCGTCTCTGCTGGTGCCGACGCTTACGGGGATCTCTTTGTCTTCGAAGGCGGCAACCGCCGCAACGGTCTGTTTGTGCAGGATGAATGGCGGCTCAATGATGCGCATCTGCTGGTCCTGGGCCTGCGCCAGGACCGGGCCCGCATTGGCGGCAGCAGCTGGAATCCGCGTCTGGCCTGGATCTGGCGGGCCCGGCCCGATGCCAGCTTCAAGCTGCTTTACGGCAGCGCCTTCCGGGCCGCCAATCTGTTCGAGTTCCAGGTCAACGAGCCGCGTGCCTTGCCGACACCGGAACCCGAGCGCGTGCGCAGCCTGGAGGCCGCCTGGGATCAGGCGCTCAGCCCGCAGCTGCAACTGCGGGCGTCGGCCTTTGTGTCGCGCTTGCGAAACCTGATCAGTCTCGATGATTCGCCCCAGCCTTACTTCATCAACAGCCCGCGCCTGCGCACCGAGGGGCTGGAGCTCGGCCTGGAAAAACGTTGGGACCAGGGCGCGCAGCTGCGAGCCTCGCTGTCGCTGCAGCGCACCCGCGACCCGCAAGGTCAGGGCCTGAGCAACTCGCCCCACGCCTTGCTCAAGCTGCACTACAGCCGGCCGCTGCTGGGCGACCGGCTGCAGCTCGGGTGGCAGCTGCAAGCCACCAGTCGGCGCCATACCGACGGCGAGGATTTGCCGGGTTATGTCGTGCAGAACCTGAACCTGCTCTGGCGGCCGGCGTCCGGTCATGAGCTGAGCCTCGGCCTCTACAACCTGACCCAGACTCGCTATTTCGATCAGCCCGTGGTGCAAGGCTACCCCTTGCCCCAGCCGCGGCGGAGCGCTCAGCTGAGCTGGACCTGGAGCTTCGAGTGA
- a CDS encoding GGDEF domain-containing protein: MPNLIADTLELNGLLDRTALQGHLDQAAAAARAAGQPLAVLTMDLDHFKAYLEDQGQAQAQAVLLRVAELLKAQQPAGGSLVHLGGDEFVMLLPATDLAAAHEKAEALRAAVQAACADLDGPAPLTISLGAAASPAGGDWNANSLLALAEARLTFGKKRLQPHHNRVWAGTLPSDWYHRFEIQAEQWPNLDLQPA, from the coding sequence ATGCCCAATCTCATTGCCGACACACTGGAGTTGAACGGCTTGCTGGACCGCACGGCCCTGCAAGGTCATCTGGATCAGGCGGCCGCGGCCGCACGCGCTGCGGGCCAGCCGCTGGCGGTGCTGACCATGGACCTCGACCATTTCAAAGCCTATCTGGAAGACCAGGGCCAGGCCCAGGCGCAAGCCGTGCTGCTGCGTGTGGCCGAACTGCTCAAAGCCCAACAACCGGCGGGCGGCAGCCTGGTGCATCTCGGCGGCGATGAATTCGTGATGCTGTTACCGGCCACCGATCTGGCGGCCGCCCACGAGAAGGCTGAAGCGCTGCGCGCCGCCGTGCAAGCGGCTTGCGCCGATCTGGACGGTCCGGCGCCCTTGACCATTTCGCTCGGCGCCGCGGCCAGCCCGGCCGGTGGCGACTGGAATGCCAACAGCCTGCTGGCCCTGGCCGAAGCCCGGCTGACCTTCGGCAAGAAACGCCTGCAGCCCCACCACAACCGGGTCTGGGCCGGTACCCTGCCGTCCGACTGGTACCACCGCTTCGAAATTCAGGCCGAACAATGGCCCAATCTTGATCTGCAGCCAGCCTGA
- a CDS encoding YfiR family protein, giving the protein MTKRLPAATLQRRRRQALALLALLASALSPVRAGLGLDDAQLKAAFIYRFAQFTQWPGPPPQEFSYCVASAPALREAMSGLPQKPHAVATVKVRSVSEPQQALGCQVLVLGLSERADLLRWQQALGGEPVLVVGDSAEAFRAGVSIALLVEPNGLAFRINHSEAKRRGLSLSSQMLKLAREVK; this is encoded by the coding sequence ATGACGAAGCGCCTGCCTGCCGCGACCCTGCAGCGCCGACGCCGCCAGGCGCTGGCCCTGCTGGCGCTGCTCGCCTCGGCCCTGAGCCCGGTGCGCGCCGGCCTGGGCCTCGACGATGCGCAGCTCAAGGCCGCCTTCATTTACCGCTTCGCCCAGTTCACCCAGTGGCCCGGGCCGCCGCCGCAGGAATTCAGCTACTGCGTGGCGAGCGCACCGGCGCTGCGCGAGGCCATGTCCGGCCTGCCGCAGAAGCCCCATGCCGTGGCGACGGTCAAGGTGCGCAGCGTCAGCGAACCGCAGCAGGCCCTGGGCTGCCAGGTGCTGGTGCTGGGCTTGAGCGAGCGGGCCGATCTGCTGCGTTGGCAGCAGGCCTTGGGGGGCGAGCCGGTGCTGGTGGTGGGCGACAGCGCCGAGGCTTTTCGTGCCGGCGTGTCGATCGCCTTGCTGGTGGAGCCCAATGGCCTGGCCTTTCGTATCAACCACAGCGAAGCCAAGCGCCGCGGCCTGAGCCTGAGCTCGCAGATGCTCAAGCTGGCGCGCGAGGTGAAGTAG
- a CDS encoding esterase-like activity of phytase family protein, translated as MITNTFARAPGALNTLVLALTLAAAATSAQAQSNTLIGWAKMPANTFSDGPTSGQFASGAGGNPLPLLNKQPVQGFSAVLNGPSAGSYLFMPDNGFGTQGNSADTLLRMYAVTPDFKTISGGSGTISAASYQTGASLPAFNADSRITLADPDRKLGFKIQADYTNYYNNAANPLVDASIRSGRLLTGADFDIESVRKDKNGNLWFGDEFGPFLVKADATGKVLRTEVGLPGVMAPQNPHLNGGVANLPGSGGFEGMAINPAGDKLYTLMEKSVAGDAAGTLRINEFSIDSESYTGASFRYKLDAAGVAIGDMTALNDHEFIVIERNNATATAGGTPFKKLFRIDINRVDAQGYVSKTELVDLMNIADPNDLNGDGKTTFTFPFVTIESVLVLDQNTLLIANDNNYPGTGGRDLGSDPTEFLKIQLANPVPEPSSYAMLLGGLGLMGAWLRRRKLA; from the coding sequence ATGATCACCAATACTTTCGCCCGCGCCCCGGGCGCCCTGAATACGCTGGTTCTGGCCCTGACCCTGGCGGCCGCTGCCACCTCGGCCCAAGCCCAAAGCAACACCCTGATCGGCTGGGCCAAGATGCCCGCCAACACCTTCTCGGACGGCCCGACCTCGGGCCAGTTCGCCTCGGGCGCCGGCGGCAACCCGCTGCCCTTGCTGAACAAGCAGCCGGTGCAAGGCTTCTCGGCCGTGCTGAATGGCCCGAGCGCCGGCAGCTACCTCTTCATGCCCGACAACGGCTTCGGCACCCAAGGCAACTCGGCCGACACCTTGCTGCGCATGTACGCCGTGACGCCCGACTTCAAGACCATCTCGGGCGGCAGCGGCACGATCTCGGCTGCCAGCTACCAGACCGGCGCCAGCCTGCCGGCCTTCAATGCCGACAGTCGCATCACCCTGGCCGACCCGGACCGCAAGCTGGGCTTCAAGATCCAGGCCGACTACACCAACTATTACAACAACGCTGCCAACCCCCTGGTCGATGCCAGCATCCGCTCGGGCCGATTGCTGACCGGCGCTGACTTCGACATCGAGTCGGTGCGCAAGGACAAGAACGGCAATCTCTGGTTCGGCGACGAGTTCGGCCCCTTTCTGGTCAAGGCCGATGCCACGGGCAAGGTGCTGCGCACCGAAGTCGGCCTGCCAGGCGTGATGGCACCGCAGAACCCGCACCTCAACGGCGGCGTGGCCAATCTGCCGGGCTCGGGTGGCTTCGAAGGCATGGCCATCAACCCGGCCGGCGACAAGCTCTACACCTTGATGGAAAAGAGCGTGGCCGGCGACGCAGCCGGCACCCTGCGCATCAATGAGTTCAGCATCGACAGCGAGAGCTACACCGGCGCCAGCTTCCGCTACAAGCTCGATGCTGCGGGCGTGGCCATCGGCGACATGACGGCGCTGAACGACCATGAGTTCATCGTCATCGAACGCAACAACGCCACCGCCACCGCTGGCGGCACCCCCTTCAAGAAGCTGTTCCGCATCGACATCAATCGCGTCGATGCCCAGGGTTATGTCAGCAAGACCGAACTGGTCGATCTGATGAACATTGCCGATCCGAACGATCTCAACGGAGACGGCAAGACCACCTTCACCTTCCCCTTTGTCACCATCGAAAGCGTGTTGGTGCTGGATCAGAACACCTTGCTGATCGCCAACGACAACAACTACCCCGGCACGGGTGGCCGTGATCTGGGTTCGGACCCGACCGAGTTTCTGAAGATCCAGCTGGCCAACCCGGTGCCGGAGCCCAGCAGCTACGCCATGTTGCTGGGTGGTCTGGGTTTGATGGGCGCCTGGCTGCGCCGCCGCAAGCTGGCCTGA
- a CDS encoding MATE family efflux transporter: MSSASTPHPQPRLLSLAWPLFTELGLGIAIGLLGTALAAAISDTAGAAFALANHVSAMLFILFRIIGAGVSVVLTQSLGAGRRDAADAVARAVLGASSWIGAFSASVALLFAGPLLRLLNAPPEVLPLAQPFLQALAPALLLDAWNASMSSVMRAHLRSREALAVVVVMHSVHLMLAWPLMQGWGPLPALGLPGFAVALGLSRAVGLSLHLMLWRARLDLRPQRSDWWRLPRRELSAVLHIGLPGAAENIAYRLAFMVSVAVAALWGAGALATHAYVSQLMYGILLFGLATGFAVEIVVGHLIGAGQLHAANRIVRRALARGLVVSVGVALSAALAGPWLLGLFTTDAAIIRAGSVLLWLTVLLEPGRTFNLVVINALRAAGDARYPVMAGAASMLLVLAGGAWFLGAFCGLGLPGVWLAYVLDEWIRGLLMWRRWNTLAWVPMARAAHRRLRSA, from the coding sequence TTGTCGTCTGCCTCCACCCCGCATCCCCAGCCCCGCCTGCTCAGCCTGGCCTGGCCCTTGTTCACCGAGCTGGGCCTGGGCATCGCCATCGGCCTGCTGGGCACGGCCCTGGCCGCCGCCATCTCGGACACGGCCGGCGCGGCCTTCGCCCTGGCCAACCATGTCTCGGCCATGCTGTTCATCCTGTTTCGCATCATCGGTGCCGGGGTCAGCGTGGTCCTGACCCAAAGCCTGGGGGCCGGCCGGCGCGATGCCGCCGATGCGGTGGCGCGCGCGGTGCTGGGCGCCAGCAGCTGGATCGGCGCCTTCAGCGCCTCGGTGGCCTTGCTGTTCGCCGGGCCGCTGCTGCGCCTGCTCAATGCCCCGCCCGAGGTGCTGCCTCTGGCCCAGCCGTTCTTGCAGGCCCTGGCGCCGGCGCTGCTGCTCGATGCCTGGAATGCCTCGATGAGCAGCGTGATGCGCGCGCACCTGCGCAGCCGCGAAGCGCTGGCCGTGGTGGTGGTGATGCATTCGGTGCACCTGATGCTGGCCTGGCCGCTGATGCAGGGCTGGGGGCCCTTGCCTGCGCTGGGCCTGCCTGGCTTTGCCGTGGCACTTGGACTGAGCCGGGCGGTGGGCTTGAGCCTGCATCTGATGTTGTGGCGGGCGCGCCTGGATCTGCGGCCGCAGCGCAGCGATTGGTGGCGGCTGCCGCGCCGGGAGCTGTCGGCGGTCTTGCACATCGGCCTGCCCGGCGCGGCCGAGAACATCGCTTACCGCCTGGCCTTCATGGTCAGCGTGGCGGTGGCCGCGCTCTGGGGCGCCGGGGCCCTGGCCACCCATGCGTACGTGTCGCAGCTGATGTACGGCATCTTGCTTTTCGGCCTGGCCACCGGTTTTGCGGTCGAGATCGTGGTGGGGCATTTGATTGGCGCGGGGCAGCTGCACGCGGCCAACCGCATCGTGCGGCGGGCGCTGGCGCGCGGCCTGGTGGTCAGCGTGGGGGTGGCTTTGAGTGCGGCCCTGGCCGGGCCCTGGCTGCTGGGTTTGTTCACGACGGACGCGGCCATCATTCGAGCCGGCAGCGTGCTGCTGTGGCTGACCGTGCTGCTGGAGCCGGGGCGCACCTTCAATCTGGTGGTGATCAACGCCCTGCGCGCGGCCGGGGACGCCCGCTATCCGGTGATGGCGGGGGCGGCATCCATGCTGCTGGTGCTGGCGGGCGGCGCCTGGTTCTTGGGCGCGTTTTGCGGCCTGGGCCTGCCTGGGGTGTGGCTGGCTTATGTGCTGGACGAGTGGATTCGCGGCCTCCTGATGTGGCGCCGCTGGAACACTTTGGCCTGGGTGCCCATGGCGCGGGCTGCACACAGGCGCTTGCGCTCGGCATGA
- the malZ gene encoding maltodextrin glucosidase has translation MLLDSHPLLLVHPQISPWVQRSPEGCKISLLSEREQLDQVYLRSQPDNEEQLIPMHYVGRQGQLHRWQAWLPWNHGDALTLYAFKVLVDGTQHWLAADGAHEHLPPESLHFRLNRQHQPPDWVREQVFYQIFPDRFHAAEHSPRPPSRQGQVLPGQAGRAVVEPAWHEPVDPAHAANNFYGGDLPGIVEKLDYLQQELGISALYLNPIFSSGSNHKYDCDDYFQVDAQLGGNRALVELREATAARGMRLVLDAVVNHTGVNHPWFNQTGVHAELGAAQSIHSPYRSFYAFDGQGRPLGWKGYDSLPVLDFSSAALRQAIYAGPDAVLRHWLRPPYAVDGWRLDVIHMLGEGPGARNNAQFVREFRQAIKQENGQAYVLGEHFAEATRWLQGEQEDGAMNYYGFAHPVRAWLAGLDVAYQPIRLSTVAFERWLARGRATIPYANQLAQLNLLDSHDTSRFFTLLGEDTARMALAATLLFTSPGAPCVYYGDEIGLPGGQDPDCRRPFPWDRAQWNLPLFQHYRALIQLRQNRGEWRHGAVQTLAVSDEALVFARHTDWEATVVAVNRGDQALSLEIPVWQLPLQVRQWRGVQPGHAGPVALELLDGGHRVRLQLPACASVLLLSE, from the coding sequence ATGCTGCTTGATTCCCATCCGCTGCTCCTGGTCCATCCGCAGATCAGCCCCTGGGTACAGCGCAGCCCCGAGGGTTGCAAGATCAGCCTGCTCAGCGAACGCGAACAGCTGGACCAGGTCTATCTGCGCAGCCAGCCCGACAACGAAGAGCAGCTGATCCCCATGCACTACGTCGGGCGCCAGGGCCAGCTGCACCGCTGGCAGGCCTGGCTGCCCTGGAACCATGGCGATGCGCTGACGCTCTATGCCTTCAAGGTGCTGGTCGATGGCACGCAGCATTGGCTGGCGGCCGATGGCGCACATGAGCACCTGCCGCCCGAAAGCCTGCATTTCCGCCTGAATCGCCAGCACCAGCCGCCCGACTGGGTGCGCGAACAGGTCTTCTATCAAATCTTTCCCGATCGCTTTCATGCCGCCGAGCACAGCCCGCGGCCACCCAGCCGCCAGGGTCAGGTCTTGCCCGGCCAGGCCGGGCGCGCGGTGGTGGAGCCGGCCTGGCATGAGCCGGTGGACCCGGCCCATGCGGCCAACAACTTTTACGGCGGCGACCTGCCTGGCATCGTCGAAAAGCTCGACTATCTGCAGCAGGAGCTGGGCATCAGCGCCCTCTACCTGAACCCTATCTTCAGCTCGGGCAGCAACCACAAATACGACTGCGACGACTACTTCCAGGTCGACGCACAGCTGGGCGGCAACCGCGCCCTGGTCGAGCTGCGCGAGGCCACCGCCGCGCGCGGCATGAGGCTGGTGCTGGATGCGGTGGTCAACCACACCGGCGTCAACCACCCCTGGTTCAACCAGACCGGTGTGCATGCGGAGCTGGGCGCGGCGCAGTCGATCCATTCGCCCTACCGCAGCTTCTATGCCTTCGACGGCCAGGGCCGGCCGCTGGGCTGGAAGGGTTATGACTCCCTGCCGGTGCTGGATTTCAGCTCGGCCGCGCTGCGCCAGGCCATCTACGCCGGGCCCGACGCCGTGCTGCGCCACTGGCTGCGCCCGCCCTATGCTGTGGACGGCTGGCGCCTCGACGTGATCCACATGCTGGGCGAAGGCCCGGGGGCGCGCAACAACGCCCAGTTTGTGCGCGAGTTCCGCCAGGCCATCAAGCAGGAGAACGGCCAAGCCTATGTGCTGGGCGAGCATTTCGCCGAGGCCACGCGCTGGCTGCAGGGCGAGCAGGAAGACGGGGCCATGAACTACTACGGCTTCGCCCACCCGGTGCGCGCCTGGCTGGCCGGCCTGGACGTGGCCTACCAGCCGATTCGCCTGAGCACCGTGGCCTTCGAGCGCTGGCTGGCGCGCGGCCGCGCCACCATCCCCTATGCCAACCAGCTGGCCCAGCTGAATCTGCTGGACAGCCACGACACCTCGCGCTTCTTCACCCTGCTGGGCGAAGACACGGCCCGCATGGCCCTGGCCGCCACCCTGCTCTTCACCAGCCCGGGCGCGCCCTGTGTCTACTACGGTGACGAGATCGGCCTGCCCGGCGGCCAGGACCCTGACTGCCGCCGGCCTTTCCCCTGGGACCGCGCGCAATGGAACCTGCCCCTGTTCCAGCACTACCGCGCGCTGATCCAGCTGCGCCAGAACCGCGGCGAATGGCGCCACGGCGCGGTGCAGACCCTGGCGGTGAGCGACGAGGCCCTGGTGTTTGCGCGCCACACCGATTGGGAAGCCACGGTCGTGGCCGTGAACCGCGGTGATCAAGCCCTGAGCCTGGAGATCCCCGTCTGGCAGCTGCCCCTGCAGGTGCGCCAGTGGCGCGGCGTGCAGCCGGGGCATGCGGGTCCGGTGGCGCTGGAGCTGCTCGATGGCGGACACCGCGTGCGCCTGC
- a CDS encoding helix-turn-helix transcriptional regulator yields MLSPSVTATALPPSLDLASRRLALQALLGGEPGAQDPALLAAALACAPRELPPLTAGGADQVAEGLSAVQRWREREPASFDAMLSRAVELLLRSPQPLLAARLALEHGWAGLQLQVLERAGWALLLSPQQELAGRLLKPNLLQPALQRGELLGLRLAWTIEALGEPHTVERLLPAAEGLSEGLRATLQARVALAFDQSSRAVAEAQAAIAAFPNDLILPALMARATLGRAWLAAGQPRAALAPLTAALKGARRDDCSLLQIEALEALAEVHLELDDEAGAEPGESARFFAAQAQALRQQLGLLDGPLPAEDYFAFPRLVDQAQAGLNSGEVEAAARQIEALSQRDSHTFYCKRWRNRLLQAQIHLASLQHQMPRLLHWAALDPGEDSAAALVPTAASLFDFERAWLQGCAALLAARPWPDARLAAWAEAMQARGLQRLAWQQALLRALSQPAGGAGLDALRDCLQALRSAQQLNETLNRVRLLAPKLVGPLAALLAQPAIVHHPLARQNARHWLQVLRGGPTQASLMPETQRNTPRPHDQPASRADEHTNPPPFGLTRREWQVLQLIGSELSNEQIAAQLFVSVTTVKTHINRLYAKLHISSREEAMQRARTVPR; encoded by the coding sequence TTGCTGAGCCCCTCTGTCACCGCCACGGCCCTCCCGCCCAGCCTGGACCTGGCCAGCCGGCGCCTGGCCTTGCAGGCCCTGCTCGGCGGTGAGCCCGGCGCGCAGGACCCGGCCCTGCTGGCTGCCGCGCTGGCCTGTGCTCCGCGCGAGCTGCCGCCCCTGACCGCCGGCGGCGCGGACCAGGTGGCCGAGGGCCTGAGCGCCGTGCAGCGCTGGCGCGAGCGGGAGCCCGCCAGCTTCGACGCCATGCTGAGCCGCGCGGTGGAACTTTTGCTGCGCAGCCCCCAGCCCCTGCTGGCGGCGCGCCTGGCGCTGGAGCACGGCTGGGCCGGCCTGCAGCTGCAGGTGCTGGAGCGCGCCGGCTGGGCCCTGCTGCTGAGCCCGCAGCAGGAGCTGGCGGGCCGCTTGCTGAAACCCAATCTGCTGCAGCCCGCGCTGCAGCGCGGCGAGCTGTTGGGCCTGCGCCTGGCCTGGACCATCGAAGCCTTGGGCGAGCCCCACACGGTGGAACGCCTGCTGCCGGCGGCTGAAGGGCTGAGCGAAGGCTTGCGCGCCACCTTGCAAGCCCGCGTCGCCCTGGCGTTTGACCAGAGCAGCCGGGCCGTGGCCGAGGCCCAAGCGGCCATCGCGGCCTTCCCCAACGACCTGATCCTGCCGGCCCTGATGGCCCGGGCCACCCTGGGCCGCGCCTGGCTGGCGGCCGGGCAGCCGCGCGCCGCCCTGGCGCCGCTGACGGCGGCACTCAAGGGCGCGCGTCGTGACGACTGCAGCCTGCTGCAGATCGAAGCCCTGGAAGCCCTGGCCGAGGTGCATCTGGAGCTGGACGACGAGGCCGGGGCCGAGCCCGGCGAGAGCGCCCGTTTCTTCGCCGCGCAGGCCCAGGCCCTGCGGCAGCAACTGGGCTTGCTGGACGGCCCGCTGCCGGCCGAGGACTATTTCGCCTTCCCGCGCCTGGTGGACCAGGCGCAGGCCGGCTTGAACAGCGGCGAGGTCGAGGCGGCTGCGCGACAGATCGAGGCCCTGAGCCAGCGCGACAGCCACACCTTTTACTGCAAGCGCTGGCGCAACCGCCTGCTGCAGGCGCAGATCCACCTCGCCTCGCTGCAACATCAGATGCCGCGCCTGCTGCACTGGGCGGCACTGGACCCGGGCGAAGACAGCGCCGCCGCCCTCGTGCCCACGGCGGCCTCGCTGTTCGATTTCGAGCGCGCCTGGCTGCAGGGCTGCGCGGCCTTGCTGGCGGCCCGCCCTTGGCCGGATGCGCGCCTCGCGGCCTGGGCCGAGGCCATGCAGGCCCGCGGGCTGCAGCGACTGGCCTGGCAGCAGGCGCTGCTGCGGGCGCTGAGCCAGCCAGCCGGCGGCGCCGGGCTGGACGCCCTGCGAGATTGCCTGCAGGCCCTGCGCAGCGCCCAGCAGCTGAACGAGACGCTGAACCGCGTGCGCCTGCTGGCGCCCAAGCTGGTCGGGCCGCTGGCCGCCTTGCTGGCCCAGCCGGCCATCGTCCACCACCCGCTGGCGCGCCAGAACGCGCGCCACTGGCTGCAGGTCTTGCGCGGCGGGCCGACTCAAGCCTCGCTCATGCCCGAGACCCAGCGCAACACCCCTCGCCCGCACGATCAGCCCGCGAGCCGCGCCGATGAGCACACCAACCCGCCGCCCTTCGGCCTGACCCGGCGCGAGTGGCAGGTGCTGCAGCTGATCGGCAGCGAGCTCAGCAACGAGCAGATCGCCGCCCAGCTTTTCGTCTCGGTCACCACGGTCAAGACCCACATCAACCGGCTTTACGCCAAACTGCACATCAGCTCGCGCGAAGAAGCCATGCAGCGGGCCCGCACCGTGCCGCGCTGA